A window from Candidatus Nitrospira neomarina encodes these proteins:
- a CDS encoding redoxin domain-containing protein, which yields MMGKKTIGSLVFFGTINILFYFVTLSFATNVPAPEIISPTWLNSEPLHMEKLRGKVVMVEFWTFGCWNCRNIEPYVKEWHDKYAKQGLVVIAVHSPEFKYEYDVEKVKRYIQEHHIPYAVPIDNEFLNWRQYRNRYWPTLYLIDKKGNIQYTKIGEGSYEETEKTIQQLLAEPT from the coding sequence ATGATGGGAAAGAAAACTATAGGCAGTTTGGTTTTTTTTGGAACGATCAATATCCTTTTCTATTTTGTCACCCTAAGTTTTGCGACCAATGTTCCTGCTCCTGAAATTATCAGCCCGACCTGGTTGAATTCTGAGCCCTTACACATGGAAAAATTGCGCGGCAAGGTGGTGATGGTGGAGTTTTGGACATTTGGATGCTGGAACTGCCGGAATATCGAACCATACGTCAAGGAATGGCACGACAAGTACGCCAAACAAGGGCTGGTTGTGATTGCGGTACATTCGCCGGAATTCAAATATGAATACGATGTAGAAAAGGTCAAAAGGTACATTCAGGAACACCATATTCCCTATGCCGTGCCCATCGATAATGAATTCCTGAACTGGCGGCAGTACCGCAATCGCTATTGGCCGACACTATATTTGATCGATAAGAAGGGAAATATTCAATACACCAAGATCGGTGAAGGTAGCTATGAGGAAACCGAAAAAACTATTCAGCAGCTACTTGCCGAACCGACATAA
- a CDS encoding efflux RND transporter permease subunit — MNLVHSAIRYPVSTAVGVLLVVLFGIVALVKLPVQLAPDVEKHEVTVDTVWPGGSPHEVEREIIDEQEEQLKGVEGLEKMFSESSYGQGKVILRFPTGTNTDTALLQVSNRLNQVKEYPLEADEPVISSADTRGAAMAWFILDTLEGNPVNIETMRDFAEDIIKARFERVQGVAASNVYGGRERELRVTVDPAKLASRALTIMDLARALDQENRDYSAGDFDEGKRSYVVRTVGEYLNPQDVENVIIARREGASVYVRDVATAHIDYKDPTVVVRQKGHSAIAINAIRQTGANVLEAMDGLREAASELNEEILNARGFQLFQVYDETTYINRSLTLVQQNLIVGSILAISILFLFLRTGSSTLVVGLAIPISMMGTFIMLWALGRNFNVISLAGMTFAAGMLVDNSIVVLENIYRHRELGKSLFQAAYDGTVEVWGAVLASTLTTIAVFVPIVFMEEQSGQLFRDIAIAISAGVGLSLVVSMTVIPSLSARVLTTVTKSKGKQAPGTWTSAGFVEGGSTTGRHSWLDRIREALGSLVYGLSGSVFWRSVTILGFTSLAILGSWALLPKAEYLPQGNRNLVIGILLPPPGYNTHEFVKMGKPIESTLSPYWDAKPGSPEEAALDGPSIANFFYVARGRSVFMGGRVNDPSRVKELIPLFRRATADLPGVIGIITQRGLFERGLGEGRNIDIEITGPELDTLVQLGVQVFGQVKGVLPEAQVRPIPSLDLGSPEVRVTVKRDRAADVQMTNQELGFTIDALVDGAKASDYQFEGDEVDLTIRGIDKYANQTQSLTSIPIYTKGGQLTTVGNIADVTLVAGPEQINHIERERSIVIQVIPPVEMALEEAMDVIRTQILGPLKESGTLGRLYNVRLSGTADDLTETYDALKWNFLLAFTITYLLMAALFESFLYPLVIIFTVPFAAAGGFLGLSLVNNFIAYQPLDVLTMLGFVILIGVVVNNAILVVHQALNFMRGPEEGDSLGGGSGQGLPLREAIRESVKIRVRPIMMTTLTTLFGLFPLVVSSGAGSELYRGIGSVVLGGLLVSTVFTLIVIPALFTLVVDTQRKWAEARNPQLAEQPSGGAL, encoded by the coding sequence ATGAATCTGGTTCATTCTGCCATCCGTTATCCGGTCAGCACGGCAGTGGGTGTGCTCTTAGTGGTGTTGTTCGGCATTGTGGCGTTGGTGAAGCTCCCGGTTCAATTGGCACCTGATGTGGAAAAGCATGAGGTCACCGTGGATACCGTTTGGCCGGGGGGAAGCCCCCATGAAGTCGAGCGTGAAATCATCGACGAGCAGGAAGAGCAACTCAAAGGCGTCGAAGGCCTGGAGAAAATGTTCAGCGAAAGTTCCTACGGTCAGGGAAAAGTCATTCTCCGATTTCCCACCGGAACGAATACGGATACCGCCTTACTCCAAGTTTCCAACCGGTTGAATCAGGTTAAGGAATATCCGCTTGAGGCGGATGAGCCCGTCATTAGCAGCGCGGATACCCGTGGAGCCGCCATGGCCTGGTTTATTTTAGACACTCTAGAAGGGAATCCCGTCAACATTGAAACCATGCGGGATTTTGCAGAGGATATCATCAAAGCCCGTTTCGAACGGGTCCAGGGTGTCGCGGCTTCGAATGTCTATGGTGGGCGGGAGCGGGAGCTTCGGGTGACGGTCGATCCGGCTAAATTAGCGTCCAGAGCGTTAACCATTATGGACTTGGCGCGAGCGTTAGATCAGGAGAATAGGGATTACAGTGCCGGAGATTTTGATGAGGGTAAACGGTCGTATGTCGTACGTACGGTGGGGGAATATCTCAATCCCCAGGATGTGGAAAATGTCATCATTGCCAGGCGTGAGGGCGCGTCGGTGTATGTGCGGGATGTGGCGACTGCCCATATTGATTACAAGGATCCGACCGTGGTGGTGCGACAAAAAGGCCATTCAGCCATCGCCATCAACGCGATACGGCAGACCGGGGCCAATGTGTTGGAAGCCATGGATGGTCTCCGGGAGGCCGCCAGTGAGCTCAATGAAGAAATTTTGAATGCGCGGGGGTTTCAGTTATTTCAGGTCTATGATGAAACCACATACATTAACCGGTCCCTGACTCTTGTCCAGCAAAATCTGATCGTCGGGAGTATATTGGCGATTTCCATTTTGTTTTTATTCCTCCGCACGGGCAGTAGCACCCTTGTGGTCGGTTTGGCCATTCCGATCAGCATGATGGGGACGTTTATTATGTTGTGGGCGTTGGGCCGGAATTTCAATGTCATCAGCTTAGCGGGAATGACCTTTGCTGCCGGGATGTTGGTGGATAACTCCATTGTGGTGCTGGAAAACATTTATCGTCATCGGGAATTGGGCAAATCGTTATTCCAAGCGGCATACGATGGCACGGTGGAGGTGTGGGGTGCAGTGCTGGCCAGTACCCTCACGACTATTGCCGTCTTTGTTCCCATTGTGTTCATGGAAGAACAATCCGGTCAATTGTTTCGGGATATCGCTATTGCGATCAGTGCGGGAGTGGGGTTGAGCCTTGTGGTCTCGATGACGGTGATTCCATCATTGTCTGCACGAGTGTTAACCACGGTGACTAAGTCCAAAGGAAAGCAAGCACCCGGTACGTGGACTAGCGCAGGATTTGTGGAGGGTGGTTCGACGACGGGACGGCATTCCTGGTTGGATCGTATCAGAGAGGCCCTCGGTTCTTTGGTGTATGGTTTGAGTGGTAGCGTCTTCTGGCGAAGTGTGACGATTCTGGGATTTACCTCTCTTGCGATACTGGGAAGCTGGGCTTTGTTACCGAAGGCGGAGTATCTTCCTCAGGGAAACCGGAATCTTGTCATCGGCATTCTGCTTCCTCCTCCGGGGTATAACACTCACGAATTTGTCAAAATGGGAAAGCCGATTGAATCGACCCTCAGCCCCTATTGGGACGCAAAGCCTGGTTCCCCGGAGGAAGCCGCGTTGGATGGCCCCAGTATTGCCAATTTTTTCTATGTGGCACGGGGGCGTTCGGTCTTTATGGGCGGTCGAGTGAATGATCCGAGCCGCGTGAAGGAATTGATCCCCCTGTTTCGTCGAGCTACGGCGGACCTTCCGGGCGTGATTGGGATCATCACCCAACGCGGCCTGTTCGAGCGTGGCCTAGGTGAAGGGCGAAATATCGATATTGAGATCACCGGGCCGGAGTTGGACACGCTTGTGCAATTAGGTGTTCAGGTGTTCGGTCAGGTGAAAGGGGTGCTGCCCGAAGCGCAGGTCAGGCCCATTCCCAGTTTGGATTTGGGAAGCCCGGAAGTTCGTGTCACCGTCAAACGGGATCGTGCGGCGGATGTGCAAATGACGAATCAGGAGCTCGGATTTACCATTGATGCCCTGGTCGACGGGGCAAAGGCCAGTGATTACCAATTTGAAGGAGATGAGGTTGACCTGACGATTCGTGGTATCGATAAATATGCCAATCAAACGCAGTCGCTGACCTCGATCCCAATTTATACCAAGGGCGGTCAACTGACGACGGTCGGCAATATTGCCGATGTCACATTAGTCGCGGGCCCGGAACAAATCAATCATATTGAACGGGAACGATCCATTGTGATTCAGGTGATCCCACCGGTTGAGATGGCGTTGGAGGAGGCGATGGATGTGATTCGAACGCAAATCCTTGGGCCATTGAAAGAAAGTGGGACGTTAGGACGTTTGTATAATGTCCGCCTGTCGGGGACGGCCGATGATCTTACCGAAACCTATGATGCGTTAAAATGGAATTTCTTGTTGGCCTTTACCATTACCTACCTTTTGATGGCCGCGCTGTTCGAAAGTTTTCTCTATCCTCTGGTCATTATTTTTACGGTGCCATTTGCCGCAGCCGGTGGATTCCTGGGGCTTTCTCTGGTCAATAATTTTATCGCCTATCAACCATTAGATGTGCTGACCATGTTAGGCTTTGTCATTCTCATCGGGGTGGTGGTCAATAATGCCATTCTGGTGGTGCACCAGGCCTTAAATTTCATGAGGGGACCGGAAGAGGGGGATTCGTTGGGAGGAGGATCGGGGCAAGGTTTACCTCTTCGGGAGGCCATTCGTGAATCCGTCAAAATCCGTGTCCGGCCGATTATGATGACGACACTCACCACGCTCTTTGGTCTCTTTCCGCTTGTGGTCTCATCCGGTGCGGGCTCAGAGCTGTATCGGGGGATCGGAAGTGTGGTGCTGGGTGGCCTCTTGGTCTCCACCGTGTTCACCCTTATTGTTATTCCGGCATTGTTTACCTTGGTCGTTGATACGCAACGCAAGTGGGCAGAGGCCAGAAATCCTCAATTAGCTGAACAGCCCTCGGGCGGCGCTTTATAA
- a CDS encoding efflux RND transporter periplasmic adaptor subunit yields the protein MTYLSKSSICLVFAMILAVQGLQGCSEQEAAQPPTGRPPSPVKVVTVSSKQVQRSVSLVGTAEPRKRSLVASEVAGLVKAFPGKEGQFAKQGQMLASLRTDTLDIRLDSAVASHREAKARYDQAQKDLERIKMLFAKELVTQKEMDDAVVEESALEKRLIQLEAEIRLVRDQINKSRIMAPFPGWITKEYTEIGQWVEEGGPVVELVDLAKVEVQVPLPEEYVRDVRVGDSVIAEFDALPGREVEGTVYSVVAQADRSARTFPVKVVLANPDLRIKSGMVARVKLAVGAPYQAVVIPKDALVLKGGKEFAFIVANNTVTQVAVIPVAHFEDVVEVQGAIEEGMQIVVEGNERLLPGQSVRILEEPVKT from the coding sequence ATGACATATCTGTCTAAAAGCTCTATCTGCCTGGTGTTTGCCATGATCCTGGCTGTGCAGGGATTGCAGGGGTGCAGTGAACAGGAGGCGGCCCAGCCGCCAACGGGACGTCCACCCTCACCGGTCAAGGTTGTGACCGTTTCGAGCAAGCAGGTTCAGCGATCCGTCTCATTGGTGGGAACAGCGGAACCACGCAAGCGAAGCCTCGTGGCTAGCGAAGTGGCGGGGCTGGTCAAAGCCTTTCCCGGTAAGGAAGGACAGTTTGCCAAACAAGGCCAAATGCTTGCCAGTCTTCGAACAGACACGCTGGACATCCGTCTTGACTCGGCAGTGGCTTCACATCGTGAAGCCAAAGCCCGCTATGACCAGGCGCAGAAGGATTTGGAGCGAATTAAAATGTTGTTCGCCAAAGAACTGGTGACTCAAAAGGAAATGGATGATGCGGTTGTTGAAGAAAGCGCTCTGGAAAAGCGGCTGATTCAATTAGAAGCGGAAATTCGCCTGGTACGTGATCAAATAAACAAATCAAGGATCATGGCACCCTTTCCCGGCTGGATCACGAAAGAATATACGGAGATCGGCCAATGGGTCGAGGAGGGTGGACCAGTGGTGGAATTGGTAGATCTGGCAAAGGTCGAGGTGCAAGTGCCGCTCCCGGAAGAATACGTGCGGGATGTCAGGGTCGGGGATTCAGTGATAGCGGAGTTCGATGCGTTGCCTGGAAGAGAGGTTGAGGGAACAGTCTATTCTGTCGTCGCGCAAGCTGATCGGTCGGCACGGACATTTCCGGTCAAAGTTGTGTTGGCCAATCCGGATTTACGCATTAAAAGCGGGATGGTCGCACGGGTGAAGTTAGCCGTGGGCGCTCCTTACCAGGCGGTCGTGATCCCCAAGGATGCTCTGGTGCTCAAAGGGGGCAAGGAATTCGCTTTTATTGTGGCTAATAACACTGTCACGCAGGTAGCGGTGATCCCCGTAGCCCATTTCGAGGACGTGGTAGAAGTACAGGGAGCTATTGAAGAAGGCATGCAGATCGTCGTGGAAGGGAATGAACGCCTCCTGCCCGGGCAATCGGTCAGAATTTTAGAGGAGCCGGTAAAAACATGA
- a CDS encoding TolC family protein codes for MMGGQCWKAVGLCVVCLMVIGGIGAVTWAASPEPATVRDLPELRLSLREAMDAAVDQNPTVRLFNERITQAQDVANTQLGELLPNLSGTAGASRRRFFTGSFGSSATVVGPRDFYEMRAFLTQNVFSLSLIQKWRAAKAGVDVAGLDAEVTKRDTMATAGLIYLETLRAKAAVNARTADVALNKELLRLAAERKSAGMATSLDVTRAKVQLENAKQRLLVAENERDRAKLNLIRAMGLSFEVKLVLTDEMKMVNVSDQSIGEALQVAKEHRTELKAQQNRERLASLSLSSVTNERVPTIQALGDVGMIGNQIPNALTTDNVQVLMRVPIFDGGMREARISESRSLLRQEAIRTQDVQYQVGLEVRDALITMSSAKQQVAVAEEGLKLSLTELELSRERFAVGVATNIEVTDAQTRVAQARDNLIEGLFTFNASRLSLARAQGQLEKL; via the coding sequence ATGATGGGAGGTCAGTGTTGGAAGGCGGTTGGGCTATGCGTGGTGTGTCTTATGGTAATTGGCGGAATCGGTGCCGTGACCTGGGCGGCTTCCCCGGAGCCTGCAACGGTTCGTGACCTTCCCGAGTTGCGGCTGAGTTTGCGGGAGGCGATGGATGCGGCTGTCGATCAGAATCCGACGGTCCGTTTGTTTAATGAACGTATTACACAGGCACAGGATGTCGCGAATACACAACTCGGTGAATTATTGCCCAATCTGTCAGGGACGGCAGGTGCATCCCGGCGTCGATTCTTTACGGGGTCGTTTGGTTCGAGCGCCACCGTTGTAGGCCCCAGGGATTTTTACGAAATGAGGGCTTTCCTCACCCAGAATGTGTTCAGCTTAAGTCTCATTCAAAAATGGCGGGCTGCCAAAGCGGGAGTGGACGTGGCAGGGTTGGACGCGGAAGTCACCAAACGGGATACCATGGCCACCGCAGGTCTGATTTATTTGGAAACGCTTCGGGCTAAGGCGGCGGTGAATGCCCGGACTGCGGATGTGGCATTGAATAAGGAATTATTGCGTTTGGCGGCGGAACGAAAATCCGCCGGGATGGCGACCAGTCTGGATGTGACGCGTGCGAAAGTTCAATTGGAAAACGCCAAACAGCGATTATTAGTCGCTGAAAATGAGCGGGATCGTGCCAAACTCAATTTGATTCGTGCCATGGGGCTCTCGTTCGAGGTGAAGCTGGTGCTTACGGATGAAATGAAAATGGTGAATGTCTCCGACCAATCCATAGGAGAGGCCTTGCAGGTGGCCAAAGAACACCGGACCGAACTGAAGGCGCAGCAGAATCGTGAGCGTCTGGCCTCCTTGTCGTTAAGTTCCGTGACGAACGAACGGGTTCCCACTATTCAGGCTTTGGGCGATGTTGGCATGATCGGCAATCAAATCCCCAATGCGTTGACCACCGATAATGTTCAGGTATTAATGAGGGTGCCGATTTTCGATGGCGGAATGCGGGAAGCCAGAATTTCAGAGAGTCGCAGTCTGCTCAGACAGGAAGCCATCAGAACGCAGGATGTGCAATATCAAGTGGGATTGGAAGTTCGTGATGCACTGATCACGATGAGTTCGGCCAAACAGCAAGTCGCGGTTGCGGAAGAAGGGTTAAAGCTTTCACTGACCGAATTGGAACTCTCACGTGAACGGTTCGCGGTCGGTGTCGCCACGAATATCGAAGTCACTGATGCGCAAACCCGTGTGGCGCAAGCCAGGGATAATTTGATTGAAGGCCTCTTTACTTTTAATGCCTCCCGTCTGAGTCTGGCCCGGGCGCAGGGTCAGTTGGAAAAATTGTAA
- a CDS encoding peptide chain release factor 3 has product MTTLQLKQEIRSEANKRRTFAIISHPDAGKTTLTEKLLLYSGLVRTAGMVGGRKNRKMATSDWMEMEQERGISITASAMQFPYKQAVINVLDTPGHQDFCEDTYRTLTAADSAIMVIDAAKGVETQTRKLFEVCRLRRIPVLTFINKMDLPGRAPLDLMSEVEDVLGIHASPINWPIGSGQDFLGVVNRQTRKVLLYTKTAAGGAAKPDLMELSLDDPSVKDRMAEYIWDELMHDLELLDIAGNPFSKDDFQNGKVTPVFFGSAMTNFGVEAFFDAFVDLAPPAHGRLADAPDGHELMIDPVDTPFSAYVFKLQANMNPRHRDSTAFLRVCSGRFERDVVVKHHRTNTEVRLSRPHSMVAKERNTVDVAYPGDVIGIINPGIFQIGDTISVADGFNYKPLPQFQPEVFARVRPTDTGMRKSFDKGIEQLAREGTIQILRSLDGLEFFVAAVGKLQFDVLEFRLQSEYRVKVVVDVLPYESSAWLVGDVATFKPPSDALVVKDSRDRAVVLFRSSWSKNFAGERNPDHSFRDMG; this is encoded by the coding sequence ATGACGACACTCCAACTCAAACAAGAAATCCGATCAGAAGCAAACAAGCGTCGAACGTTTGCCATCATCAGCCATCCGGACGCCGGTAAAACCACGTTGACCGAAAAGCTCCTGCTCTACTCGGGGCTGGTTCGTACTGCCGGGATGGTCGGAGGGCGAAAAAACCGGAAAATGGCCACGTCGGATTGGATGGAAATGGAGCAGGAGCGCGGCATCTCCATTACCGCCTCGGCGATGCAATTTCCTTATAAACAGGCTGTGATTAATGTATTGGATACGCCTGGCCATCAGGATTTTTGCGAGGACACGTACCGGACACTCACGGCGGCCGATAGCGCGATCATGGTCATTGACGCGGCGAAGGGTGTTGAAACGCAAACACGCAAACTGTTTGAGGTCTGTCGTCTTCGCCGGATTCCCGTGTTGACGTTCATCAATAAGATGGATTTGCCGGGACGCGCTCCACTGGATCTCATGTCAGAAGTGGAGGATGTATTGGGCATTCATGCTAGTCCCATCAACTGGCCCATCGGGTCCGGACAGGATTTTCTTGGTGTGGTGAACCGGCAAACCCGAAAAGTGTTGCTCTATACCAAAACGGCGGCGGGAGGGGCGGCAAAACCGGATCTCATGGAACTCTCCTTGGACGATCCCTCCGTGAAAGACCGTATGGCGGAGTATATCTGGGATGAATTAATGCATGATTTGGAATTGCTGGATATCGCCGGGAATCCCTTCTCGAAAGATGATTTTCAAAATGGAAAAGTCACGCCCGTCTTCTTCGGATCTGCCATGACCAATTTCGGTGTGGAAGCATTCTTCGATGCATTTGTGGATCTGGCGCCTCCCGCTCACGGTCGATTAGCGGATGCCCCGGATGGCCATGAGCTGATGATCGACCCGGTTGATACACCATTTAGCGCCTATGTATTTAAACTCCAGGCCAATATGAATCCACGCCATCGCGACAGCACGGCTTTTTTACGAGTCTGTTCAGGGAGATTCGAGCGGGATGTGGTGGTCAAACATCATCGGACCAACACGGAGGTTCGGCTCTCACGGCCCCACAGTATGGTGGCGAAGGAACGCAATACGGTCGATGTGGCCTATCCCGGCGATGTCATTGGGATTATCAATCCCGGGATTTTTCAAATCGGCGACACGATTTCGGTGGCGGACGGCTTTAATTATAAACCGCTTCCACAATTTCAACCCGAAGTCTTTGCCCGTGTGCGGCCGACCGATACGGGAATGCGGAAATCATTCGACAAAGGGATCGAGCAACTCGCCAGGGAGGGGACCATTCAAATCCTTCGAAGTCTGGACGGGCTGGAATTTTTTGTGGCCGCTGTGGGCAAACTTCAGTTTGATGTGCTGGAATTCCGCTTGCAAAGCGAATACCGCGTCAAAGTGGTGGTGGATGTGTTGCCCTATGAATCCAGTGCCTGGCTGGTAGGCGACGTTGCGACGTTTAAGCCGCCCTCTGATGCCCTTGTCGTCAAAGACAGCCGGGATCGAGCGGTCGTCCTGTTTCGTAGCTCATGGTCAAAGAATTTCGCCGGCGAACGCAATCCCGATCACAGTTTCCGGGATATGGGGTAG
- a CDS encoding TetR/AcrR family transcriptional regulator, which produces MKATPNPRAERKQREYEARREEILLAAERKFSQNGFFKTSMAEIAEAAQFAMGTVYRFFKSKEDIYISLVEAKVEELLRLLEEATHSRLPAQEKLRAVIQVKLAFADQNRAFFRIYVSEWSGFEWTVKSAFGERVWKRYLAQIDLVANLIKEGIKTGEFRKVNPKDTSLAFHGMLNSTIYLWILQSGPKESLVDKGKWLASLLLDGLGTSPLKRST; this is translated from the coding sequence ATGAAAGCGACTCCCAATCCTCGGGCGGAAAGAAAACAGCGGGAATATGAAGCCCGGCGTGAAGAAATTTTGCTGGCCGCGGAGCGAAAGTTCTCCCAGAACGGGTTTTTTAAAACCAGCATGGCCGAAATCGCCGAGGCCGCTCAATTTGCCATGGGGACGGTATACCGGTTTTTTAAAAGCAAAGAAGACATCTATATCTCTCTGGTGGAAGCCAAGGTTGAGGAATTACTCCGTCTTTTGGAAGAAGCGACGCACAGCCGTCTCCCGGCCCAGGAAAAGTTACGTGCGGTGATTCAGGTGAAGTTAGCTTTCGCTGATCAAAACCGTGCGTTTTTCCGTATTTATGTCTCTGAGTGGAGCGGGTTTGAATGGACCGTGAAAAGCGCATTTGGCGAGCGGGTGTGGAAACGGTATTTGGCGCAGATTGATCTTGTGGCGAATCTCATTAAGGAGGGTATCAAGACCGGAGAATTTCGCAAAGTGAATCCCAAAGATACCTCCTTGGCGTTTCATGGCATGTTAAACTCTACCATCTATCTTTGGATTCTCCAGTCAGGCCCCAAAGAATCGCTTGTGGACAAAGGCAAGTGGTTAGCGTCGTTGTTGCTTGACGGCCTCGGAACTTCACCCCTAAAAAGGTCAACGTAA